One region of Vicia villosa cultivar HV-30 ecotype Madison, WI unplaced genomic scaffold, Vvil1.0 ctg.002318F_1_1, whole genome shotgun sequence genomic DNA includes:
- the LOC131638466 gene encoding uncharacterized protein LOC131638466 encodes MSNLTKLDFGALDISGKNYLTWALDAQIHLSAEGHGDTIKEGNKSSDQQKAKAMIFLRRHLHEDLKNEYLTDFKSVSDYNSAMFRITSKLLLCGEKVTDEDMLEKTFSTFHASNVLLQQQYREKGFIKYSDLISCLLVAEQNNELLMKNHEARPTGTTPFPEVNVARHDHYRKIRGRGRAYARGRGRGRNYAHGLGFDRGRNGNHKNTYFHPKWKNVEKNEKEGQSSKTNENICYRCGGKGHWSRTCRTPKHLVDLYQKSLKNKKEKIETHFANEDDDPDYGNMDVTHLDIGDFFADPDGKIDHLIGDGSVKK; translated from the exons ATGTCAAATCTTACAAAATTGGATTTTGGGGCTCTTGATATTTCGGGAAAGAACTATTTGACATGGGCCCTAGACGCCCAAATTCATTTAAGCGCAGAAGGTCACGGTGATACTATTAAAGAAGGAAATAaatcatctgatcaacaaaaggcAAAAGCCATGATATTCCTCCGTCGTCACCTTCACGAGGATCTTAAAAATGAGTATCTTACC GATTTTAAAAGTGTAAGTGATTATAATTCTGCAATGTTTAGAATAACTTCTAAGTTATTACTATGTGGAGAAAAAGTAACTGATGAAGATATGCTAGAAAAAACATTTTCCACTTTTCATGCATCCAATGTGCTCCTGCAGCAGCAGTATCGAGAAAAGGGGTTTATTAAATATTCTGACCTAATATCTTGTCTTCTTGTGGCTGAGCAAAATAATGAACTATTGATGAAAAATCACGAGGCCCGTCCCACTGGTACAACTCCATTCCCAGAAGTGAATGTGGCAAGGCACGACCACTATAGGAAAATTCGTGGTCGCGGTCGTGCATATGCACGTGGTCGTGGTCGTGGTCGTAATTATGCTCATGGTCTTGGTTTTGATCGTGGTCGCAATGGGAATCATAAAAACACATATTTCCACCCGAAGTGGAAAAAtgttgaaaagaatgaaaaagagggtcAGAGTagcaaaacaaatgaaaatatttGCTATCGTTGTGGAGGAAAAGGTCATTGGAGTCGCACTTGTCGTACTCCAAAACACCTTGTTGATCTTTATCAAAAATCactgaaaaataaaaaggaaaagatcgAGACTCACTTtgctaatgaagatgatgatccaGATTATGGTAATATGGATGTTACCCATTTAGATATTGGTGACTTCTTTGCTGATCCAGATggaaaaattgatcaccttattgGAGATGGAAGCGTCAAGAAATAA